Below is a window of Thermodesulfomicrobium sp. WS DNA.
GAAGGCTCCAAAGGCAACTATACGGCTACGGTACGGGTGCGCCCGCGCCACACGGCCCCCAATAGTGTGGACTTGAGCGCCGTGGCCAAGGGGCTGTCCGGCGAGGTCGTGAGTGAATTTGAATTCGGCCTGGCCCGCCGCAAGGGCCTGTATCTGGACGTACCCTTTGCGTTCCCGCAGCGGTACGTGGTGGACAAGGCGTGTCTGACGGATGCGGACAAGAGCGCGTTGTCGGCGTGTCCGCATGTCAACTTGACGGAAGAGGAGCGCCTCATCCCGCTCCAGGTGGGCGCCATTGTGGTGGCCACAGGTTGGCAGCCCTATGATGTCACCCGTCTCACCAATCTCGGTGCCGGAACGGTGAAGAACTGCATTTCCAACATGCAGATGGAGCGTCTGGCGTCCCCCTACGGGCCGACCCAGGGCAAGATTCTGCGTCCCTCGGATGGGCGTGCGCCGAAGAAGGTCGCGTTCGTGCAGTGCGCAGGCTCCCGGGATGAAAATCATCTGTCGTTCTGCTCGTACATCTGCTGCATGGCATCGCTCAAGCAGGCGCAGTACGTCCGCGAGCAGTATCCGGATGCGGATATCACGGTGTTTTACATCGACCTGCGCACCCCTGGCCGCTATGAGTCCTTTGCCGAAAAAGTCTTGGCGGATCCCAAGATCCACGCCATCAAAGGCAAGGTGGCGGCCGTGGCCCAGGATAAGGCAGGGGATGACGTCTGGGTGACGGTGGAAGATGCCGTGACCGGCGCCAAGTCGGTGGAGCGCTTTGATTTGGTGGTCTTGGCCACGGGCATGCAGCCGAGCCTTGCCGCCCAGAAACTGCCTCTGGACGTGACGGTGGACGAGGAAGGGTTCATTGTGAACGGTGAGGACCAAGGGATTTTCGTGGCTGGCTGCGCCAAACAGCCGTTGGATGTCATGAAGACGGCCCAGTCCGCCACGGCTGCAGCCATGAAGGCGATCCAGACGGTGAGAGGGAGGTAGACCATGGCTGAAAAAATTGGTGTATATTTTGATGAAGCCTCGCTGGGGGGAGCCCTGGATCTCGCCGCCCTCATGGATGGCGTGCGTGCCAAGTGGGGCGCCACCTGTCCTGTGGTGAAGTCGCACCCGCAGCTTGCCTCGGACGAAGGGCGGGCCATGATTCAGGCCGATATCGACGCCGGGACCGTGGACGGCGTGTGCATTTGTGGCTCTTCTCCGCGTGTGGATTGGGACATCTATCGCTTCCCTGGTGTGCTCGTGGAACGGGTGAACCTGCGGGAGCAATGCGTTTTGTGTTATCAGGACCCCAAAGGCCAGCCCGTGGTTCCGGGCGCCACTCCGGAACTCTTGCAGAAGATGGCCACCGACTATGTGAACATGGGCGTGGTCAAGCTCCAGAAGGCGACCCAGCCGGGAGGCGGCGAGATCGAAGCGGTGCGCCGCGTATTGGTCGTGGGCGGCGGCTTTGCCGGCCTGACGGCGGCCCTGGATGTGGCCTCGTTGGGCTATGAAGTGGTCCTGGTGGAAAAGAAGGACCACCTCGGCGGCGCGGCGGCGGAGATGTATAAGACCATCCCGCTGACCCCCCCGTACACGCAGGCACAGCCCACCGGGGTGGAGAAGAAGATCGCGGCAGTGCAGGCCAGTGAGAACATCACGGTACTGCTTGGTGCCCAGCTCAAGTCCTTGGCCGGTGCGCCGGGGCAGTACACGGCCACCATCGCCGTGGACGGCGCGGAGCGCACCGAAGAAGTCGGCGCAGTGGTGCTGGCCACGGGCTGGACGCCGCTGGATGCCAGCTACCTCAAGCCCTTGGGGTATGGTCGCCTCAAGAACGTGGTCACGGCCTGGGAATTCGAGGCCATGGCCAAGGCGGGCGCCATTGTGCGCAAGTCCGACGGCGCCAAGCCTCAAAAGGTGCTTTTCCTCTTGGGCTTTGGTGAGGCCCTGGCGCCGTTTGCGGAAAAAGAGCGCGCCGAAGCAGAGGCGGCGGCCAAGAAGGCTGAAAGCAAAGAAGAAAGTGACGCGCCCAAGACCAACTTCGTCAAGCAGCTCACCTACAAGCATTTGCCCTTTACCTCGGAGTTGACCTCGCTCACGGCCCTCAAGCAGGCCGGGTATGTGCGGGAGTTTTTGCCCGAGAGCATCGCCATGATCGTCTACGAGCACATGATGGTGCCGGGGGTGAACGAGCTGTACTACAAAGCCGCCCAGAATGATCCGGGTATCATGATGACCAAGGGCATCGTGCGCGAAGTGCGTGATGGCGGCGACGGCGATGTGGTGGTGGTCTTGGAGGACACCCTTTTGGGCGCCAAGGTGGAGATCGAGGCCGATCTGGTGGTGGTCCCCACAGGCATGGTGCCCACCACGGCCTTGGAGCCGGTGCTCAACCTCAAATACCGCCAGGGGCCGGCCTTCCCGGATCTGCAGCTCTTCAGCGGCTACGCCGACTCCAACTATATCTGCTTCCCGTACGAGACGCGGCGCACCGGCATCTATGCTGCCGGCGCGGTGCGGCAGCCCATGACCTTGGCCCTGACCGAGACCGATGCTGCCGGTGCGGCCCTCAAGGCGGTGCAGTGCCTGGAGTCCGCCAATCGCGGCATGGCGGTGCACCCGCGTTCGGGCGACCTGTCCTTCCCCAAGTTCAATCTGCTGCGTTGTACCCAGTGTAAGCGTTGCACTGAGGAATGTCCCTTCGGCGCCTTGGATGAGGACGAAAAGGGCAATCCCATGCCCAATACCTCCCGGTGTCGGCGCTGCGGCACCTGCATGGGCGCATGTCCCGAGCGCGTCATCTCCTTTGACAACTACAACATCGATCAGATCGGCTCCATGATCAAACAGGTGGATGTGCCGGACGACATCGAGACCGGCGGCCCGCGTTTCCTCATCCTGGCCTGCGAGAACGACGCCTACCCGGCCCTGGATATCGCTGCCCTGCAGGGGAAATCCTGGAGCCCGTACGTGCGCATCATCCCGGTGCGCTGCCTTGGCTCCGTGAACACCATCTGGATCGCGGACGCCATGTCCAAAGGCACCGACGGCTGCCTGCTTCTTGGTTGTAAGTACGGCGAGGACTACCAATGCCACTTCGTCAAGGGTTCGGAGTTGTGTAACCGCCGCATGGCCAACATCGGTGAGACCCTGGGCAAGTTGGGCATCGAGACCGAGCGCGTGCAGCAGCTTCAGGTGGCCATTGACGACTACGCCATCGTCCCCGAACTGATTGATAAGTTCGTGAGTGATATCATGAAGCTCGGTCCCAACCCGTTCAAGGGCTACTAGGAGGCTTGCATGTCCAAAACGGTACGCATCGAACCCAATGTGCAATTCGTCAAGGAATTGCAGGAGGTGGGAGGCGAGGACCTCAAGAAGTGCTACCAGTGCGCCACGTGCTCGGTAGCCTGCCCCATGTCTCCTGCGGATAACCCCTACCCGCGCAAAGAGATGATCTGGGCGCAGTGGGGGCTCAAAGACAAGCTCTTGAACGACATCGACATCTGGCTGTGCCACAATTGCGGCACCTGTTCGGATCTGTGTCCTCGCGGGGCCAAACCCGGTGACCTGCTCGCTGCCTTGCGCAACATGACCTACCGCAAGCTGGTGCCGCCGGCCATCATCGGGGAGTGGATGAGCTCGCCCAAGCATCTGCCGATCCTGGCAGGCATCCCGGCGGTCATCTTCGGCATCGTCTGGATGATCCGCGCCGCCATGGTGGGGAGCTTCTTCCCGGTGACGGAGGAAGGCAAGATCGTGTACGGGAACCTCTTCCCCGGCGATTTCACCATCGATCCCATCTTCGGCCTCACCGCCCTTTTTGTGCTCATCTGCTTTGCCGTGGGGGTCCGCAACCTTATCGAGGGGTTCAAGAGCACGGTGACGGACACCTTTGTCATCGGCTACAAAAAGCCCACCATCAAAGAGGCCATCATCGATGCCATCAAGTATGAGGTGCTCCAGCATACGCGCTTCAAAGATTGCATCGACGAGCCTGCGGATGAGGAGCGGGTCAAAGGCCATTTGCTCTTGTTCTACGGCTTTGTGGCCTGCTTCATCGTCACCTCCATCGTGGCCGTGGCCCATTGGGGCGGTAAGATCGTGCACTTCTTGGAGCCCATTGGGCACACCCCCATGCCTTTGTGGAGCCCGGTGAAGATCCTGGCCAATGTGGGGGCAGTGCTGCTTTTGACCGGTCTTACCTTGCTTACCCGCCGTCGCCTCAATCTCGAGCGTCGCAAGAGCCGCTCCAACTACTATGATTGGTATCTCTTGGGGGTGATCTGGGCGGTGACGCTGACAGGTATTGGCTCGGAGGTGTTCCGTCTGGCCGCCGTGGCCCCGCTTGCCTTCTTCACCTACTACCTGCATCTGGTGAGCATCTTCATGCTCATTGCCTATCTGCCGTGGTCCAAGCTGGGCCATTTGGTGTACCGGACCACCGCGCTCATCTATGCGCGGTACGTGGGCCGTCTGCCCATTGGCGAAAAACTCATCGAGGACGAGAAAGTCTTTGTCATTTAATCAAGAGGAGGACGCATCATGTCGGAAGCCCGGAAGATTTTTCCCATGGAGACCTTTGTGGCCTACATCAAAGGCGAGGCCAATGATCAGGTGAATGAAATGCTGAGCTACCTCGTGCAGCGGGAGCTCGCTGCCGAGTTCGCTCCCTTTGCCGCGGCTCTGGCCAAGGCGTGGATTTATGAGCAGCACCCGGAACTCACCAAGATGTCCAAGGGACAGATGGTGGAGCTGGGTCAGTCGGTGTCGGTGGCGCCCATGCCGGTGCGCGCCAAGGCTGAAGTGGACGCGGTGTTCGAGAAGCTGGAAGGCTTTGCCGCCAAGATTGCTGCTGCGGAGGCGAAAATTGCGGATCTGCAGTCCACGGTAGCTGCCAAGGACGCCGAGATCGCCAAGCTGCAGGCCAAGGTGAAGGAGTACGAAAGCGAGAAGAAGGGCGAGGCCGAGAAGCTGTTCGTCACTACCGAGGCGCGGGTTGCTGAGTTCACCGCCAAGCTGGAAGAGCTCCTCAAGCAGGTGGAAGAAGTGAAGAAGACCGGTGTGGTCGTGGCCGGCGTGGCTGGCGCGGCGGCTGCCGCGGCTCCGGCTGCAGGCGGCGAGGCCGCGGGTGCTCCGGCCCAGGCCGAGGCTGGTTCGGACTTCGGTTTCTCCGGCGGTGCTGCGGACCCCTTCTCCGACGCCAACTGGTAAAAAATGGGCTCCCTGCCAACGGGCGCGGGAGCCTTGGAAAAAAATCCGCACTCTTTTCCGAGGGTGCGGATTTTTTTTATCTCCTGTTTCGCCGAGCCAACAGCGCCACCGGCGCGAGGACAAAGGGCAGGGCGAGGTGGAGCCAGTCCAGAAGCATCGTGGTCGTCGGCGAGAAAAAGAACCCCGGGGTGTTCTTGGCTACCCGGGCGAGTCCCGTAGCCACGATGCCGAGCCAGAGGGCGGCCTTGAGCACGGTGGCCCGGCGGGGCCGCCATCCGCGGCGCCACGCCGCAAGGGCAAAGGTAGCCCGGTAGCTCAACCAGAAGAGCAGCAGTGCGGCGAGCGCGTAGTGCATGCGGTGGGTGGCGTAAAAGTCCGCAGTCCAGGCAAAGCCCGGCACGTCCGCCAGGTAGTAGCGTTTGAAAATGGGCATCTGGGCCAGCCCAGTAAACAGCAGACCGAAGACAACGGCCGCTGCCAAGCGCCGCTGCCACGCGGGCGGCGTAGACATGGCGGCTTGCGGCGCAGTCCCTGGGTTACTTGTCTTCATGAGAATCCTCCTTGGTGGCGCGCAGGATCTGCAGGGCGCCTGCGGCAATCCCGGCGAGGGGGGCGGCAAGGATGGCGCGTGTCAGGCGTTCTTCCTCATGGAACGGGTTGGGCACGGACTGCAGGTGGGGCCGTCCTGGTCCGGTGGCGATGGCGGCATTGAGTACATCAAAGGGCACTGGAGAGACATAGATGGTATTGGTGCCGCCGTTTTCGTGCTCGCCGTAGAGGAATCCATGCATGGACTCGGCCAGTTGGTGCGCTTTTTCCACAATGGCCTGTCGGGGACCGATGGTTTGCACGTCGTAGGGACAGGCTTCGATACAGGCCGGGAGCGCGCCTTCGGCAATGCGGTTCCAGCAGCGGTCGCATTTGTACATGACCCCGTTGCCGGCGTAGGCAGGAAGGATGTCGAGATAGAGCCCCACGCCGGTTTGGCGCTCGGGAATATGCCAGGGGCACACCGCTTTGCACTTGGCGCCGCCGAGGCAGATCTGGTCATTGATGCGCACAATGCCATTGGCCTGCTTGAAGGCCGCACCCCACGGGCACAGATTGGCGCAAGGGGGATTGGTACAGTGCAGGCACCTGCGGGGGATGTGGATTTCAAAGGGCTGATCGTTATAGGTTCCGGTGGCGGTTTGGATGAAAAGCCAATTGTACGGCGTGAGCCGGTCGTCCACCTGGCGCCGTTCGGACCAATCCGCCACCTGCACCCGGCCTTGGGGGTACATCTTGGGGAAGGGTTGGGTAGGGCGGGGATATTTGGCTTGGTTGGCCTCCCGGCAGGCCTCCACGCAGGAGCCGCATCCCACGCATCGAGAGAGGTCGAGCATGGTGGCGAGTTCTTCTCCGGCTGCTGCGGCCTCGCTGGTCCCAGGAAGCATCGAGAGCGCGGCGCTCGCCCCCAGCCACTGAAAAAATGTCCGTCGGGAAATGCCCATAGAGTCCTCCAGAAAAAAAATCAGGGCCACGGATAGCCATGGCCCTGGGGGTGTCAAGGATGCCTAGCGTCGGGCGGCCCGTTCCCAATCCGCGACTTCGTGTTCGTCCACCTCTTCCCAGCCGCTGATCATGGCCGCGATGTGGCTGGTGAGGGTGTGGCCGGTGGTGGTCATGTAGATGTGGATGATGACAAAGGAGAGGATGCCGAAGGCGCAGGCCAGGTGGATGAGGGCAATGGTTCGCAAGCCGAGGAAGGTGAGTCCCCACACGGCCCAGTCGTTATAGAGATAGTAGAGAAGGCCGGTGCCCATCTGCAGGGTGAGCAGCACTGCGGTGAGCGCCAGGTAGGTCAGCCGCTGCAACGGGTTGTGTTTGGCTTCTTTGGTCTTCTGCACAGGGTGGGGTTTTCCCTGGAAGATGCCGGAGGTGTAGTAGCGCACGACTTCCCAGAGCTTTTTGCTGGTAGGAATGTACTGCTTCCACTCTCCGGTGGTGAAGACCCAGAAGATGATGAAGGCAAAAAGCACCACCCAGCCAAATCCAAAGGCGTTGTGGATCCGTACCGCAGTATGGAAGCCGAGCAGGCTGTAGGTTCCATGGACTTCGAATCCGGTCAGGAGCAGGACGAAGATGATGATGGCCTGCAGCCAGTGCCAGAAGCGTTCGAAGCGTGTGTAGAGGTAGATTTTGGTTTTCGCCATGGGATCCTCCTAGCGCTTGAGAGAAGCGATGAAACGGCCAAGGCCGTGGAGCGCGACGCCGATCACCGAGATGATCACCAGTGCCCAACCGCCGGTATCCAATGCCTGCACCCGATCGCGGGCGGGCATGTACACCCCCTGGATATGGCGGAGGCGGCCTTGGGCGCTATGGCACTCGGTGCATGCAAGCACCTGCTCCTTGGGCGCGACCATGTGGGTGATGGGGAAGACGTATTCGGTATCCACGAAATCGAACTGTCCGCTGTAGGGGAGGCCGTTGTACTCCTGGCCAAGAGCGATGGCCTTGCCCCAGTCGAAGTCCGCCCAATACGCCCCGGAGCCTTTGGGGCCAAAGAGTTTGGGGATGACCATGGTTTTGTTGACCTTGTCATACGGACTCCGGCCGGTGTGGATTTTGAAGGGGAAGATGCGGGATTTCGGGTCATTGGGGCTGCCTTCAGGCCAGCTCAGGCGGACGGGCTTCGTGGGGTCGATGGGGTCCTTGGCTGTGGTGCCTTTGATGGAACCGTTGTACCAAGCGTAGTAAGGGGGAACGTTTTTGCGCCACACGAAGCTCCCTTTTTTGGGATCGTAGTCATCCTTGCCGAATGCATCCTTGTGGATGGGACGCTCCTTGTCGCCGGCCAGGGACCAATCCCAATGCATTTTGGTGGGAAGCGCCCGGGCAAAGGTGGGGATGTGGCAGCTTTGGCAGGCCACTTTGTCGGTGTGGTCGTTGGCCTTGGCATGGGCCTTGTGCGGCGTGTGTCCGTGGCAGGACTCGCAGCTGATCTTGGCGGCAAGGTCATCCTCGAGCAGACTTTTGCGCTCCGTAACGGCCGGGGTGGCATACACCCGGCCCGCGATGTGGTGGGCGCGGGTGGAATGACAGCGGCTGCAGGTAAAGTTTTGGCCATCGAGGCCCATGTGGACGTCAAGGGCCTTGTTGGGATTGGTCATGGAAGAATCGAGGTCGCCGTGCTTCACGCCGTCTCCGCCACCGCCGTAGAAGTGGCAAGCGCCACAATTGCGGCGGCTGGGTTTTCCCACAGACTGGGCCACTTTGGTGTAGTCCGGTGGCAGGATTTCCTTGCCCTCAAAGGGCGTGGGTTCGGTGGCGGGGTAGCCGCCTTTGGTGGGGAACTTGACGTAGGTCCCGGTCTGTTCGTGGCAGACGAGACAATCGATGGCCTCCACATTGGAGAAATCGAAGTTTTTGTTCATCCAGCCGTAACCGGCGTGGCAGGAGGTGCATCGCGGCTCGTTTGCACCCAAGGCGATGCAGAAGTTGTTGACGGTCAGGCGGCCTTTGCCCGTGATGCCGCGCGAATCGGCCGGATCGGCCCATGTCCAGTGGATCGTCTTGTGGAATTGGATCCCGGCCTGGTTGTGGCAGGAGAGGCAGGCGCGGGTGACCTCCTCGGGTTTGGTAAATGGCTGTTTGAGGATGGGGTGTTGGGAGTGGTCCGCGGTGATCCAGGCCTTGGGATCCTCTTTGGTGGCCTGGCGGGCCAGGATGCGGCCTGGTGCCTGTTCGTCAGCCTCCGCCCCCCAGGCAGAGGCGGTCCATGTCAGGACCAGAATCAGGACGAAGGGACGAAGCATCGCTACCTCCTTGCGTTGAATGGAACAGGATGATTGTTCCGTATTCTTCCTGTTCAGCAACGCAAGCGTTGGAGCGATTTGGTCCGTTTTAGGCGGTGCGGGAGATTTCGTGCATGCGGGCGATGATGGAGTGGATGCGTGCCGCCAGCTCTGCAAGGCTGGTGACTGCCTTGGCGGATTCTTCCATGGCGGTGGTGCTTTGCTGCGCCGAATCCGCAAGGCTGCGGCCGATGGTGTCGAGTCCCGCGCTGGCCTCGGCTTGCTGGGCGGCCGCCATGGCGATGTCGCCCAGATAATCAGCGATATTGGTGACTTGAGTGGTCAATTCGGCGAGCATGGTTTGGCTGTGGGCCACGAGCTCGGAGCCTTGGGTAATGGTGGTGGCGGCTTCGTCGGTGGCTTTTTGGTTGGCGAGCACCCCGTGCTGCACCGCCGCGATGGAACTGCGCACATCGTTGGTGGCCTGGACGGTTTTTTCCGCCAGCTTGCGCACCTCGTCCGCCACGACGGCAAAGCCTCGGCCGGCGTCTCCGGCGCGGGCGGCTTCGATGGCTGCGTTGAGCGCCAGCAGATTGGTTTGATCCGCGATGTCTTCGATGACTTGGATGATGGAGCCGATGGTCATGGCCTGCTGCGCCAGGGCGTGCATGCCCTGACGCAAGGCGTTTGCCTGGCCGAGGACGCCGTCCATGGCGTGTTGGGCTTCGTTCAGGGTCGCGGCACAGTCTCGAGCCTTGCGCTCGGTGGCGGCCCCCAGGTCTTGGGCCGTTCGGGTATTGGCGCCGATGGCCCGGGCCGAGCTCGCCAGTTGCTGCGTGGATGTCGCCATGGCCTCGCTGTGCTGCTGTTGGCTGCGGGCCACGGCCGAGGCCTCTTCGATCTGGGCGGAAAGCTCCTCGGCGGCCGAAGCCAGGGTGGCGCCCACCTCGGTGGAGGCTGCGATGAGCTCGGCAAGGGCGGCGTGCTGCTCACGCAAACGCTGCGAGGCCTTTTTGGCCTCGGTCATATCGAGATAGATGCACATGCCGCCGAGCAGGCGGCCGGCGCTGTCGTAAAGAGGATAGACATTGGCCAGCACATGGCGTTCGCTGCCCTTATGGCCGCGGATGGTGACCTCCAGGTTGCGGAAGACTTCTCCGGTGGCCATGGCCTTGCCCACGGCGGTGGAGCGGCTCGGGTCGTTGTAGAAGATCTCCGCGAGCGTTCGGCCCAGCTGGGCTTCGGGCGGAGTATCGATTTCGAGCATCTCCATGGTGGCGGCATTGGTGGCTACGGCCCGTTCTTTGGGGTCCACCAGAAGGAACGGCATGGGCAGGCCCTGGATGATCCCTTGGCGGAGTCCGGTCTCCATGCGCAAGCAGTTTTCCACCTGGCCCAAGGCGCTGGCCAGTTGCGGGGAAATCCGCAGCCCTTGAGGCATGGTGTGCTCGCGGACCAGAGCGTCCAGCGCCGCGGCAAGGGCACGGTGCCCTCGGCCCTCGGCCCACGCGGCTTCCAGGGCCATCAGCAGGGCCGCAAACATGCCGGCCAGGGTGAGTTGGGGGGTGGACCCGATTCCGGCTGCAAGCATGCTCGCGATGAGGACGGCGGTCATGCCAAGAAGACGTGCGCGCATCGTTTCCCTCCTTGATGACGAACCTTGCCTACCCTAAAGCGACGTGCCCGGGCAAGCTGAAGGGGCCTGCGGAAGGCGGAGCGATGTGTCTTCCGCCCGCGTGACCGCGAAGATGCGCAGCGCTTAGCGTGCGGCGTGACCGCCGCCGAGGTAGGCCTTTTGCACCTCTTCGTTGGCCAGGAGATTGGCCGCGGTATCCGAGAGGACCACGCGTCCCACTTCGAGGACGTAGCCGCGGTGGGCGAGCTTCAGCGCCGCGCGGGCGTTTTGTTCCACCAAGATGACGGTCACGCCGCTGCGGTTGATCTCCCGGATGGTGGCGAAGATGGACTGCACCAAAATGGGGGCCAGTCCGAGGCTTGGCTCATCCAAGAGCAGGAGCTTGGGTTCCGCCATGAGCGCCCGGCCGATGGCCAGCATTTGCTGCTCGCCGCCGGAGAGGGTCCCTGCCAATTGATGGCGGCGCTCCTCCAGGCGGGGAAAGAGCCGGTAGATCCACTCTTGGGTGGCGGCCACCCGCTTGGCGTCCGTGGCCGTGAAGGCCCCGAGCATCAGGTTCTCCTCCACCGAGAGGGTGGCGAACACGCGGCGGCCTTCCGGGCTTTGGGTGATGCCATGGCGCACGATGGCGTGGGCAGGCAGCAAGTGGAGCGGGATGTCCCGCAGCCAGATGTGGCCGTCGGCCACGGGGACCAGGCCGCAGATGGCGTTGAGGGTCGTGGTCTTTCCCGCGCCGTTGGCGCCGAGGATGGTGACGATTTCCCCCTCGTCCACGTGGAGGCTGATGCCGTGCAGGGCCTCCACGTTGCCGTAGCGCACGCGCAGGTTTTCAATTCGCAGCAGGGCCATCTTCATCGTCCTCCACGCCCAGATAGGCTTCGATCACGCGGGGATGGTTTTGGATCTCCGCCGGGGTGCCGGTGGCGATCTGCGCGCCGTGCTCCAAAACGATGAGCTTTTGGCATACCCGCATCACCAGGCTCATGTCGTGCTCGATGAGCAGGATGGTGATGCCGCGCGCCTGGATGGCATAGATGAGGCGCACCAGGTCTTGCGTCTCCTGGTCGTTCATACCGCCTGCAGGTTCATCGAGGATGATGAGCTGCGGGTCTGTGGCCAGGGCGCGGGCGATTTCCAGCAGGCGCTGGTTGCCGTAGGAGAGGTTGCCGGCCAGGTTGTCGTGTTCGTGGGCCAGGCCTACGAAGCGCAGCTCCTCCATGGCCCGGGCCAGGGCTTCGTCCTCCTCGCGACGTTGCGTCGGGGTGCGCAGCATGGCCCCGAAGACGCCGGCGCGCATGCGGCAATGGCGCCCGGCCAGGACGTTTTCGAGCACGCTCATGTTCTGGAAGAGCCGGATGGTCTGAAAGGTGCGGGCAATGCCGGCCTGGACGATGGCGTGGATCGGCTTGCCCACCAGCTCGTGGCCGCGGAAACGGACGGAGCCGGAGTCCGGAACGTAGTTGCCGGTGATGAGGTTGAAGACCGTGGTCTTGCCCGCGCCATTGGGCCCGATGAGCCCGACGATGGCCCCTTCGTCCACGTCGAAGGAGACGTCGCTCACCGCCATGAGCCCGCCAAAACTCTTGGTAAGGTTTTCGACCTGCAAAAGGCTCATGGATGTCCCTCCACCAGCGCGGCGGCTTTGGGGTAGCGCGGCGGCCGGGATGGCAGCAGGCCGCCGTTGCGGAAGATCATCATGGCCACCATGGCCGCCCCGAAGACCAACATACGGTACTGGGCAAAGTCGCGGAAGAGTTCGGGCAGGCCAACGAGCAAAAAGGCGCCGAGGAGCACCCCCAAGATATTTCCGGAACCACCGAGAATGACGATGGTAAAGAGGACGACAGATTCCCAGAACGTGAAGGATTCTGGAGAGATGATCGTCATTTTCGCGGCAAAGATGGTGCCGGTCATGCCCGCCCATACCGCGCCGATGACAAAGGCCGCCAGCTTGTAGCCTGCCACGTCGATGCCGCTGCCTGCAGCCGCGGTTTCATCTTCCTTGATGTAGCGCAGGGCCCTTCCGAAGCGGGAGAGCTCCAAGCGGCGGAAGAGAAAGACGCTGACGCCTGTCAGTATCCAGATGAGGTAGAAAAAATGCATGGGCTTGGAAAGTTTGAAACCCAAGAGCATGGGGCGGGCAATGCCGAAGATGCCGTTGGCCCCGCCGGTGATGCCAAAGACATTGTTGATGAGGGCAATGCGCACGATCTCCACCATGCCGATGGTGACGATGAGCAGATAGTCTCCCCGCAGGTGGATGATGGGCCGCGCCACCAGGGCGGCGAAGATGCCTGCCAGAAGCCCGGCCACCGGCATGGTCCAGAGCACCGGCACGCCGTACACCGTGTTGAGGATGGCGGTGGTGTAGGCGCCAACGGCATAGAAGGCGGCGTGCCCCATGTGGAAGAGCCCGGCCAGGCCCAAGATGACATTGAGGCTCAAGGCCAGGATGGCGTAGAGCCCGACGTTGTTGAGCACGTCGGTCCAGTAGGTGTCGAGAATCAGCGGGCATACGGCCAGCAGGGCGGCCACGGCCCACGGTACGATGCGGTTCATACTTTCTCCGCGACCCGTTCGCCCAGGATGCCTGTGGGGCGAACGATGAGAATGAGGATGAGC
It encodes the following:
- a CDS encoding methyl-accepting chemotaxis protein, whose protein sequence is MRARLLGMTAVLIASMLAAGIGSTPQLTLAGMFAALLMALEAAWAEGRGHRALAAALDALVREHTMPQGLRISPQLASALGQVENCLRMETGLRQGIIQGLPMPFLLVDPKERAVATNAATMEMLEIDTPPEAQLGRTLAEIFYNDPSRSTAVGKAMATGEVFRNLEVTIRGHKGSERHVLANVYPLYDSAGRLLGGMCIYLDMTEAKKASQRLREQHAALAELIAASTEVGATLASAAEELSAQIEEASAVARSQQQHSEAMATSTQQLASSARAIGANTRTAQDLGAATERKARDCAATLNEAQHAMDGVLGQANALRQGMHALAQQAMTIGSIIQVIEDIADQTNLLALNAAIEAARAGDAGRGFAVVADEVRKLAEKTVQATNDVRSSIAAVQHGVLANQKATDEAATTITQGSELVAHSQTMLAELTTQVTNIADYLGDIAMAAAQQAEASAGLDTIGRSLADSAQQSTTAMEESAKAVTSLAELAARIHSIIARMHEISRTA
- a CDS encoding branched-chain amino acid ABC transporter permease — protein: MNRIVPWAVAALLAVCPLILDTYWTDVLNNVGLYAILALSLNVILGLAGLFHMGHAAFYAVGAYTTAILNTVYGVPVLWTMPVAGLLAGIFAALVARPIIHLRGDYLLIVTIGMVEIVRIALINNVFGITGGANGIFGIARPMLLGFKLSKPMHFFYLIWILTGVSVFLFRRLELSRFGRALRYIKEDETAAAGSGIDVAGYKLAAFVIGAVWAGMTGTIFAAKMTIISPESFTFWESVVLFTIVILGGSGNILGVLLGAFLLVGLPELFRDFAQYRMLVFGAAMVAMMIFRNGGLLPSRPPRYPKAAALVEGHP
- a CDS encoding ABC transporter ATP-binding protein codes for the protein MSLLQVENLTKSFGGLMAVSDVSFDVDEGAIVGLIGPNGAGKTTVFNLITGNYVPDSGSVRFRGHELVGKPIHAIVQAGIARTFQTIRLFQNMSVLENVLAGRHCRMRAGVFGAMLRTPTQRREEDEALARAMEELRFVGLAHEHDNLAGNLSYGNQRLLEIARALATDPQLIILDEPAGGMNDQETQDLVRLIYAIQARGITILLIEHDMSLVMRVCQKLIVLEHGAQIATGTPAEIQNHPRVIEAYLGVEDDEDGPAAN
- a CDS encoding tetrathionate reductase family octaheme c-type cytochrome; this translates as MLRPFVLILVLTWTASAWGAEADEQAPGRILARQATKEDPKAWITADHSQHPILKQPFTKPEEVTRACLSCHNQAGIQFHKTIHWTWADPADSRGITGKGRLTVNNFCIALGANEPRCTSCHAGYGWMNKNFDFSNVEAIDCLVCHEQTGTYVKFPTKGGYPATEPTPFEGKEILPPDYTKVAQSVGKPSRRNCGACHFYGGGGDGVKHGDLDSSMTNPNKALDVHMGLDGQNFTCSRCHSTRAHHIAGRVYATPAVTERKSLLEDDLAAKISCESCHGHTPHKAHAKANDHTDKVACQSCHIPTFARALPTKMHWDWSLAGDKERPIHKDAFGKDDYDPKKGSFVWRKNVPPYYAWYNGSIKGTTAKDPIDPTKPVRLSWPEGSPNDPKSRIFPFKIHTGRSPYDKVNKTMVIPKLFGPKGSGAYWADFDWGKAIALGQEYNGLPYSGQFDFVDTEYVFPITHMVAPKEQVLACTECHSAQGRLRHIQGVYMPARDRVQALDTGGWALVIISVIGVALHGLGRFIASLKR
- a CDS encoding ABC transporter ATP-binding protein, whose protein sequence is MALLRIENLRVRYGNVEALHGISLHVDEGEIVTILGANGAGKTTTLNAICGLVPVADGHIWLRDIPLHLLPAHAIVRHGITQSPEGRRVFATLSVEENLMLGAFTATDAKRVAATQEWIYRLFPRLEERRHQLAGTLSGGEQQMLAIGRALMAEPKLLLLDEPSLGLAPILVQSIFATIREINRSGVTVILVEQNARAALKLAHRGYVLEVGRVVLSDTAANLLANEEVQKAYLGGGHAAR